The DNA window GAGATATTGTTTTAGACCTTACCAACATGACTAATCAAATTGTTAAACTTGGAGGTGGTTTACGTCAGGTTTGTTTCATTTACATCTCCTTTATCTGGGAAGAATGTTTGATCATTGCAGTAGGCTTATTTCACTAGAATTTCTCTACCTGATGATTTTGGAGATATACCCACTTGAAATTCATTGGAATTGTTAGTTTTTTCTGTTCATAAACCAAAGACTGATTAACATCTTGTGCTTACTTGTAAACTTGTAGGAATTTGATGTAATTTCTGTCACCAAAGCTGGGAAGTTGAGATTTAAGAAACCGAACAAGTACTGGGTTGAAAGTTCCCATAAGAGGGTGAGTATTGAACTAAATTTTTCATTATACTTTGTCTATGTATTGCTCATATATGGATTGTGtcaatttcttcaaatttaCCTACTTTTTCTCACGATTAAGGTCTGTTAGTTAAATACATAATTGCTTTACTTAGCTGTATAGGGAGAAACTATATCAATAAGGATCAATCCTCCACCCATTGTTGTCAATAGCGTGTAGTGCTCCGTGCTCCCCGTAGCGTCTAAGGTGTTCATGGATATAGCATACAGCGAACATGTAGTGAgggctatttgaaaataaagcgtAGGAagaatgtaaatttaaaaaattgaaaaacctaacaaaacaaaataagttcTAAGGCATATAAATCATCcattataaaattagaaaagtGAAAAACATATTCTAAAATTCATTATgatcattttcttcatcaaaatcgGCACCATCTTAATTTGAAATTGCATAATGTTTGGTGTCATTCTCTTATTCACTTTTTAGAGAAGTTAAGGGGAAAGAGAGAAATAGCTTTCACCATCATAGtctaaaagagagaaaaagaaaatgtgGAACGAGGAAATTGTAAGGGGAAAGAGAGAAATTTCAATAAGAAAAGATGAAAAATTTCGGAGAGATTGAAATTTCAATAAATAGAAAAAGCGTCCCTATCTGCGCTATAGCTTTCACCGCTATAACTCATATAGTGATGAAACTGCTGGCTTTCACAAACCGTGTAGCCCATTGCGCCTTATAGACTTCCATCTTCGCTACGCTATTGGCGATAGTGAGCGCTACGCTTGCTATTGACAACTTTGACTCCACCCGTAACAGTCTTCTTCACTTCTCTAGCATTATTCATGTTTTTTTCCCttaaaatttgaagaataaTATCAAATACAATGCTCACTTGAACCAGTTAAGTTGAAAAGTTTCATTTTTATACCTGCCTGGATGGTAGTTATTTTTAAGTATTGTGAAATTTGCAACACTTAAGAGTTAATTTTCagtcatttatatattttcttatatataattgtgtatattttGTTCTTTGTTGCATGTAGTATGTTCCATCTGAGGGGGATAATGTTCTTGGAACTGTATTAGACACCAGAGCTGATGTAAGTGCTTACAATCATTGGCTTAATCTGAGAGATATTTACTATTTTGCCCTTATTAGATATtttgtttaacatattttctctGCAGAACTTTATCGTGGACATAAAAGGACCTGTTATGGCGTTTCTTCCTGTTCTTGCATTCGAGGGAGGGACCCGTAGAAACATTCCGAAATTTGAGGTTTCTCTTCTACACttgatgtttattttataatgtctGTTGATTCATTTCATTCTACTACAACTTATGTTGTCCTCTCACAGGCTGGGACTTTGATATATGCTCGAGTTGTGAAAGCAAACAGCGGTATGAACCCTGAGTTGTCATGCACTGATGGTAAGATTTACTATTTTACCCTGAGTTGTGAAAGCTTTAACAATTTCTCTGACCTGCAATTactaaaaaattgaatttttttggCAAAAGCTTTGGGTAAAGCAGCAGGATATGGACAATTGAAGGATGGTTACACATTCCATTCATCAACTGGCCATGCAAGAATGTATGTCAtgtaaatctttttatttttaaagaatacAAGCACATTTTCCTcctgatattttgttttctgAAAGATAAAGTTCCTTTTTTTAGGTTGCTGAGTTCTCCTACTTGTCCGGTTCTTGAAGCACTTGGCAAAAAGCTATCATTTGAGATAGCAATTGGCTTAAATGGTCGTGTTTGGGTAAATGCTGAAGCACCAGCTTCAATCATACTCGTGTCGAATGCAATCATGAATTGTGAATCTTTAAGTGAAGTGCAACAGAAAATTATGGTTGAGAAATTGCTTCAAAGAGTTCAGTGATAAAGTAAGTAATGAATATATTTACTCACATATTTTACCCCAAGGTCccgtaattttttttagggTTGTTACTGATTCTTGGTTTTGATAATCAGGCCGAGCTAGCTCCACTGTGTGAGACATTCGTATTATATCGTCGTGGGTTTAACTTTCTTGTGCCGGTTTGGTTGTATGTttagattttgaattttgtcaCTGTTTTGTATCAAGAAGTTAGTTAAaacattttcttattaaatcCTGTTCCATCTATACAATGGGGTTTGTCCTTTGTATGATATTCAGGTATTTTTAGGTAGTTAAGAGTCTGTTAAAGagtaattttattgtaattacctgttttatatttaaaagatttctagaatatttgatttttacaTCTCTCTTTTATAAACTATTGATTTATAGTTATTTATACATGTATGTTTATCAATCCTTAATAAACTAGggtaaacattttttaataaagattgTGCATGTAAAAACTTAACCTGATGGGTGGGTTACAAGTTTcgattttgatataatttataaaagtatagATGAAAAAACAATTAGAACCAAAACCTGTGTTATACattgaacaaattaattatattttaggatGATTTATTTTCTGGAGAAATTTCATGCTCTTCTGGCAAAAACCAAAAGACAGGTGTTATTACATATTGTCACatgtgtttaatttttatttatttttaaatgtccCTATTTAATTTTGATGCACCGTTACTCTAATCTAGAGGCTACATAAATAcaaataacttataaaatttgtatttttgataaaatggtCAAATATTGGTAGTAAAAACCATAAATTGGGGTCACATGTAACAAAGCACCGAAACCCTAAAACATAATCTTAAAACCAATGTTCATACACGTGATATCtttatactaatttttaatgaaataaattaggTGCGACTTTTATAAGTCAAAGTTAGTATAAGCCGacaatcttaaatttaaatttaatataagccTACCATTTTGATTCATCGTCACACTCGGGATTCAAGAGAAAAATGAGATGGGTCTTACAACAATTTGAGTTGATTTTTCGAGGTGTCAATTTATTTTCAACGTTACAACTTTGTAGCCATTCATTTTTAATCCCCATATGAAATTATTTcgaaaatatttctataaaggTTTCATTACacataagtaataataattcattttgaattcatccaaattaattattaaacgtcggacaaatttgaataaaactcaaattgatgtattatataaataaataaaatgtgagtTGAGTGAAAAAtactaagaattatttttattagatacTATGGAGATTTAGTGAGCACACTATCGAATTTCTCTTCTTATAAATTCAATATAGttctaaactaattttaatcaattttaatattaattaaatttaatttaataaataaacgtTAACTTATAACCCCTTAAGTTGAAGTGTAGGTCATAGTTTTTGTGTCATTctaatttttacattaaaaattcctaacaattttttaaaattcaaataaggaGTTAAATactaaaaactaaattataaaataacgtcAAAAGAATGATACCGTAGTCGtacatatcaaaatatttctACCTAACGCCTCTTATTATAAAAGAAGACAAAACCAACTCACCCAACTTTTGTCAATCCAAATCTCTATGGTTCCGACCCACCAACTCCAACCCAATACCGTCCAACCAATCTATATTCCTCAATCCACATTTCTTCACACCCAACATCTTTGAGCAATCAGATAGTTCAGAAAGCGAACTTGGAGGCAAATTGGGTATGACAAAATGTGACCCCGAAGAAGAAGCGATTTTGACATTAAGATAAACTTGCAGCTCGTGAAATGATGATAAAGACATTGTCACTGCCGTAATGGTTATCACAGGTGTAGTTACCAAAAACTTTCAACCCAACCCGGTTTTTAATGTTATGCAATCTCATATCGTGAAACGTTCAGAGACTTAATAACCCCGAATAAAGAAGCGACATATTTTCCTTTACAAGATAAAATCTTGTAAGTGTGATCTCATTGCTCTTCAAGAAACTCTAATAAACGATTTAGAAGATGATATGATGTACCTAAGATGTTTTTTCTATCGTTTGGAGATCTGGCGAGATTGAAATCGCTGTAAATGCACCACGGCAAAGGTCAACTGTTGTGAATATCACTAATTTCGCTGATAAAGTTCATCTTTCAGGTGTAGTCAATTGGTCCGTACATTTGAGAAAACCCAAATATTGTCGTTGaagataatttgaattttatggaTAGAGAATATGATCCCTTCGAATATCATTTTCTTTGAGGATATCAAAGTTTCAAATTATAAGAATACCACCTGAATGTCCCGAGAAGTTCACCGTTgtccaataaaaattattccTTCCAAAAGATatacaagaaaaataaacatcTTCAATGCATTTATAGATAATTTCTTCATTATCAATCCACCTTAGACAGAGCTAACTTCAAATGGAAAAGAAGCAATAATAATGATAGCATGTCAAGAATCATGTtaggttttgcaacagcaaaactacggatcttcttagaaatcaaacctgtaacaaatcagtttccaaatcgtctatgaatAATAgatttaccaagaactgaaatagcacaaaacaataaacgacaacacaatatacgtggttcggtcaaaattgacctacgtccacgggagggataagtttcactaaatcaaacaaatatcaatagtagaaacttacatgtcctactctcaaatgaaagaagtgattacactaggaatgattgaaatcctccacaatcaaaagctccccaaCATCTCactctagatcagccaaagaacaagaagaagaagaaaaaccctagatctgttcactctctctcaactttactgtgttatgagaaaaataccaaaaaaaaaatatttatactctaacccgttttcataacagaaaaccctaacccgtttacccggaatttaaaacccgcccgcaatggcaaggaacacctcaacaaatcAATTGGTTTTCTTTTCAACGAGGAATGGGAAAGACTATTTTTCTTCCCAAAAATCAAGTAGCTCGTGCAAGACGTTTATCAGACCACCGACTAATTACTCTTTCTTGTGGCTTTAATGTTCAATCTAAACCCCTTTTCCGGTTCAAAAACTCACTCCTCGAGGACCCGAGCTTCAATGAAGCAATTTGCAAATGGTGGACATAGAGCAACCCCTATTGAAGGAAAACATTCTTTCTACCTTTTTTAAAGCTTAGGAAATTCGACGAGTTAGATAGAGTCGATGAAGAAATGGAGCTAACGAAAATAGAAACCGCtaataaatttgagttttttgaTATATTGAATTACTTGTACAAATGGGAGGAGAAAAATATTAGGCaaaaatcaagatttttatGGTTAAGGGACGGGGTTCTAACACAAGATTTCCACAATTTCGCAAACACCCAAAAGAGATATAATAaactttctatttttaaaattgatggACAAGATATGGAGGACCTGAACTCCATTAGTAACGATATCCTCTCATACTACAATGAGCTTCTTACTGAGACTAGCCAAGATAGACCCACTCTTGACGACATCTATTTTGACAAGATTTCCATTGAGGAACGAGCTATCAGCGAAGCGGATTtctctagcaaagaaaattTTCAACATATTAAGGATTGTGACGGAGACAAGGCACCGGGCCCCGATTGTTACTCAATGACCTTTATCAAAGGATCGTGGGATCCcatcttctagcctagcgacaaAAATATGTAGATATTCTTAGTCTCCCTAAGGTTCTGGGTTCGAGACTGTCAGCAAGTTCTACGCCTAGTTAAGTGTGATTGCGGGCTATATGCTTAattcgttgtcccatttttaattccaaaaaaaggATCGTTGGATTTTCTTAAAGACGAGTATGTTGCCTCTTTTAAACACTTTCACATCACTGTCTCTTTTGAAAAGAGTTGGAATGCAAATTTTATTGTCCTTATCAAAAAATTCAGGAGGTTAGTGAATTAAAACACTATAGGACAATTAGCCTTGTGTCAAGTTTTTACAAAGTTCTTGTTAAAACTCTTGCCAATAGATTGAAGATACTCCTCCTAAATATTCTTTCCCCTAATTAGATGACATGTGTTCAAGGTAGACAAATCACGAATGGTTCTTTAGTTGCCAATGAAACCTATAATCGATTATTAAAAAGAAGATTGCGggttgtttttataaatttgacatCGAAAAAACGTTTGACCACGTTAATTTGTTCTCTACCTGCTAAAGAGAATGAGATTTAGAGATAAACAGATAAGTGAATTAAGATATTCATTTTCTGAGCCTAAATTATCCGTCATCATTAAAGGAGATGGAGAGGTTACCCGTTTTTTATTAGTAGTAGGAGGTTACGACAATGGGACCCCTGTTCACCTCTTATATTTAGGGTATTTAGGGgtgttcaaatttttatatttttagtcaattcgaaaaccgaattcgaattcgaacCAAATTCGATTTTCTTTGTTCTTTTATTGTAAAATCTTGAATtcgaaatattttaattcaaaacaaaatttaaattaagatgTTGAAAGACGTAGATATATGTTGAAcgaagaaaatatatcttaaatttgaaataagtGTTGAACGATGGAGATAGATCAAGACTTAAAAGTCTTgacaaaaaaagataaaaaaatagcGAGATTAGATAGATCGAAGCCCAAAGGTCAAAGATGACGAGATTAGATCAatagtctattttttttaagtgagtGG is part of the Impatiens glandulifera chromosome 1, dImpGla2.1, whole genome shotgun sequence genome and encodes:
- the LOC124918140 gene encoding putative exosome complex component rrp40, which codes for MATNPSISTSTSIDRLVMPGDIVLDLTNMTNQIVKLGGGLRQEFDVISVTKAGKLRFKKPNKYWVESSHKRYVPSEGDNVLGTVLDTRADNFIVDIKGPVMAFLPVLAFEGGTRRNIPKFEAGTLIYARVVKANSGMNPELSCTDALGKAAGYGQLKDGYTFHSSTGHARMLLSSPTCPVLEALGKKLSFEIAIGLNGRVWVNAEAPASIILVSNAIMNCESLSEVQQKIMVEKLLQRVQ